The DNA sequence aattaaaaatgttacTTTGTTCTGCATTTTCGGAATATGTAGTATCATATGTAGCCATATTACTGGCATTATCAGTGTAACTTGATGAAATATTTGAACCACTCCCAGAATTTGTTATATTTGGGAGATTCTTATAAATAGTATTGTTTTCACAGAAATTAATAGATAAACTGTTAAATATGTCTGTTAACTGCATACTTTCATAAATTTTTGCAGTTTTTGACGCTTCTTTTTCAACATTTATTGCTTTCAAGCAATTTTCATCTTTAACACTTACATTATTTTCTGAATGGACAGTATGTGAAGATTCTTGTTTagtattttctaatttataataattattgttcTTTGTTTCTTCCTTAGTGTTTTCTAGAAAAATATCAGTAAGTGCATTGTATTCATTATTTTCTATACTTATATTATATGGAATATGATTTTTGTTATCATGAAAGACCTTATGTTCATTTTCGTTGCATTTGCAActtgaattaaaattattaatatcattttttaatttatcatcaaacttatttaaagaaattggtGACAGTGGTTTCTCTATGAGATTTTTCTCATTGTATCGAGAAGCACTTTTAGAACGTATATTACgatgatttttattaaaatatacatcataaatattatcatcctgagaatattttttcatatttttgtcgATAAGAATTACAGGTTctatatagaaaaaaatgaaaaatattaagaattatttcatcttttcttattttatttaaattattaaaaattacttaccaaattttttattttttttaattgatgTATTTGAAAATAATCTTCCAGCTAATAGACCAgctatgaaataaatatataagttGAATACAAAGAATATAACCATATTatagtttaaaataatatttaccaGCCATTCCAATTACAGTGCCTCCAACGAAATGTGGCATATGATTTTCTTTTTGTACTTTCTTTGTtttaaacattttgaaattttaattatactaATCGAGAGAATATATCAAATCATGtcaataaatttcataaaaccAGATATACAAAGGATAtaaaatagtgttatgttaaaTATATTGGAGATATTTCAAGGTGACAACAAAATGTAAACAGTGAATGACCTTTAAATCAAGTTGGATTAAAATAGATACACTTTTAGATTTCATCaaatgttttaatttcttttctcaGAAATTAAAAGTGTATTAAgtcttaaattattataatgaGTACATACAAAAATAACAGCATATCCTATACATAATTAGAGATTAAGTATTAAAGTTTATATAACTACAGAAATATCATTAAATACACTTTAAAATACTCACAACTTAGAGCAAATTACATATTTACGATAGTACTAATATAAAAAGTACATAAATATAAGAACCAAAAtctatatgtttaaaaatataaacgGGTACAAGattgtaatttaataattcTTTGACATGTTGGACACTTCTTAGCTTTAGGTACTCGTAGAGCTAGAGTTATAcattttgtacaaaatatatgtccacaaggagtaGACATAGGTTTCATTTTAGAAGACAACTGTTCATAACATATTGGACAGGTCAATACAACTAACTTTTCTTCTCTAGAATCATTAACATAACATATTCCAGTTTCTTTTGGGCTATTGATATTATCTAGATCTATTATTTCCATTGTTTGTACATCTTTACATCTATTATTATCTGTTATTTCTCTAAAAAAATGTTTACCTTCAAAtaaattcgattaaaattaaGGAAGTATGATGTGACAATACATACGTACATGATAGAATCTTCAAGTTGTGCAACTTGTTTTTTAGAACCACGCTTTCGTGACTTTGTTATTGTTAAATTAACATATATTTCACCCTTATTTCGTAATTTTGAAGGTTGATCTGGTAGATCAGTTGTTAAATCAATATAATCAATTGGGACTGacattttgttaatttttttcttttattttatgttcTAGTTCACAAAATTCCAGTAGACAGACACAACGATCGTGGATACAACCGACACAAGACACAACTCAAAAAGTCCTTCGATAGGTTATCGATATCTTTTTCTATCGATAAGCCAATTTTTAATCGAGTGTTACAAGTTACGAGATAATCGAACATACAAAACAAATGAACGAATATGTTAAAATCAAAGCAaacacaaattttaaataaagttgtatcgtttaaaatatatatggtaaacgttattattatacattatgcacataatatataaaaatatctaaataaTCCCAAAATTTAGTACTCATTACATTATTTAGTAAATAAATCAATTGTCTATTTAGATTCTATTTTCTAGTtggatttataaaaatatgaatttacacaTATATCCGCAGTGctatattttcttattcttttatttttcggcTTCACAGTCCAGGAAAAGAACTTGGATTATCTCTTTCTACTTCCACTCATTTCTATGTAATCCACAgtctaattattatattatatgataaaaagtgtatcgaataatttattttattcaatattaTCGTACACATTGCAAACATTTGTTTTAGTAATGAAAGCGTTTTATAATATTCATAGCCAGCCttattatatacaattaaatttttaatatatagatacatatataactaTAAACTATTGTAAAAAATACacaaaatacataatttaaaaCTTGAATAGTTTTAATGATATAATACTTCTTCAAAATTTTTTGAGCATAAAATATAATAGCCATGCAGCTCGAATTACATTAATAGCTAAAAAAGTATGATTTTAATcatatatacaaaaattatataaaagagATATGTAGGCACTTTACACATCATCacattatatataaatgtacgaatatatgtatactatatgtgtatatacgacgattaatgtatatttaaagctatttataaaatatgtttaaaaaagTATAACAGAATTTTGCTATATTTTAccaaaatgtaatttatattatttgtgtGTTTTAATAATGTTCATTCAAGAGCACTTCTGTTTCGCATATTTAAAGTTATTTATAATGAAAAGTTctgcatatatatgtatgactataataataaaatgattattcatttagaaatgaaaaaattgatCTCTTTGCTATTGCAAGCAATTAATGTTTGTCatcaaatttttcattaattttcttcATCCATTAACATAACATTTTATCTGTATTATGTATAAAAGTTACATTACATATGTAACATTTATATGTAAATCTACCTACTTGGTAATTATTATAGGGTTTCATAATGAATATACAATAAACATTTagtgtaattaaaatattttaaaagatgTAATAAGTTCCAATTTAGCAACttatatcaataattattacaaataataatttatgcGCACACTAGCGTTAATTTATCGCACAACAGCGATTTGGACGCATTTGACAACGCAATTCAGGacacttttttttattagaagatGAAATTGAACTTTTGATTGATACAAGTGAGAGTGACAAAACTGTCGCGCGACAAATTGTCGCTACTGCACGCGTAGTCTAATTCAAgtaatctttatattattaaagtAATGGTATATCGTATTAAATTTCAGTCGTTCACTCAACTATTATTTTGCTCTTACCATTGAGTGGATagattataatttcaatttgtataaaaaaatgATTTAATAACCTTCAAATTCTTATAAAATGGACGGTTAAATTTTAATactttatgaaaaaatattattatgtttTTGAATTCCTTATATAAAATACCTgattatatatagataaatGATTAAGGAAACATATTATCTTTGGTTATTATTGTGTAGATTAACGAACTAAGTTGTGTCATTGGTTAATGAGTATCTCGATTGCTTTTATTACGATTACGTAGTAACGAAGCATCCAAGAGAGAATAAGTACCAGGTTCAAATACTGGCGGATATTCAAGACCAGGATAATCAGGTGGTGGTGATGTAGGTGGTGGTATGTAAGGCAAAGTCGGTGGTGTCAATGAGTTTCTACCTATGCTTGTGTGACCTTTCTGACAGGAGGGCTGATTTGTAATACCCTAAAAATAaatacttattattattatgttaatatttgacacaatatttataattactatttattgaaatatatacCTTCGATATTAAATTTGGAGTACACGGTGATGGTGTATCTGGACTCCAATCACTAACAGAACTGACTGAACTAAAACTCTGACTGAGAGTTTGAGGACTATTTCCACTGAAGGAACTATGAGATTGACTGATTCCACTATCGCCAGGACTCTGACTGCTCGATCGACTTGGTAATCGTGACTGATTAtaacatttttctttaaataacgCTCTGTGTAATCTCGGTGAccctataatttatatataaattatattcaaagattattataaaatatagctGAAATTTAAAGTATATTATTTACCCAATAAAGTTTTTTGTGTTTCCTTAGGTAAATCAAGTGTAGAAGGTTTCTGCTGACATTTATTGCCAAACAAATTTTTCAATCGATTTGTCTTTTGAACTTGTTCACCTTTATCTAAATGCATCTCAAATGCAGCAGTCATACCTTCCTGTTCGAATGGAGAAGTTGGTATAGGTGGTGGGTGGTACTGTGCTACGTTTTTCAAACGAGTTTTATCACAATTGATATCTTTTTTATCACCTCGTCGCAAAGAGTCCAACCAATGCTTGTCTGAAGAAACATGATCACGACGACTTGTTAGATTGAAACTTCCTTTGCGACTAATGGATGCATCTTTCTTTGCACGTTGTAAAGTTTCATAGAAAGTATGAAACGTAAGGTCGTTGGTAGATCCTGAGGAAcctaaatgaaaaagaaatcgTATTAATCTTGATATACTAAAaagttattatataaataatgaaaGAAGTTACCATCATTTCGAGTAAGTCGTCTTGGTGCCAGTTTCATGTCCTCTGATAAATTATTGACATTTTTAGGCAAATAATAATCATATGATCTAGAAATGTCATGATTACTTGAAGATTGTGCttgatttgtataaatattagtATTATATTCACAATTCAAGCTCATTTGCCTCCCAGAACCATCAACAATATCTGATTTATTATGACACAAAGAAGGTTTTTGATCATTTGTGATAGTTTTACAGTGAAATGAATTGCATGGCTTCAACTGTTGAATATTTGAGCCAtctgataatttttttttattagcgTAATAAAATTCGTTCGACTTTTTATGAACCGAATGTTTTGATGATTCTCCTCTATATTCATTTCTTTCTGAATCAAAATCTTCGCTATATTGTCGCACTGCGTGAATGGTATCCATATTCCGAGGATAACCATATGCAGAAGCAGCGTTATTTACTACTTCATCactatttttatttcgaatataAACATCATTATTGAAAGTTCCATCACTGACAAATCTGGATTGTTCATTAACAGTCTCATTATCATGAAAGTTCCTATGTTGGACATGAACGTGATCGCTAGTTAAAGGAGTCATCCGTGGTGATACAGGCCTAGTTTTTGTCATTTGTCTTTGATCTTCTTGTTGCAACAACATGAATTCTTCTAATGTAATAAAACCTTGTAAATCTTCTGCTCTTCTATTTCTGTTACTGAGACACctaaatattaaatactatTTCACTAATTACTTTACAATATTCAATAGGATAACAAGAGATATGTATGTGTAAAAGCAAATAAAATGTGCTCTACTTCATTAAGGATAGTGTGTAGGAAAACAGTTACAATAAGGAAAAACATGcacaaaatatatacatacatataaaataaatgcagtcgatatttttagttaattattttattatgaaatgcaaaatataacaatatttttaattgctaTTATTCTTtagttaaaaatttattttcgtgtgtacacaataaaaaaaaaataaaaccaTAATAATTTAAGTTTAGTAGAATTATAAAAGATTATATAATACAACAAAATTGATATATTAGTTCTGTAGCATGCAACATAAAATGTTACCTGTCTGTGGTACGCCTGTAATCACCCATATCTTGAGTGCTAGTTGACATATCAGTAGCACTATGAGATGCACATAATCCATAAAATGTACTTCCTGCAATCGTCATTTGCAAATCTGGCGAATTTGGAACAGAATCTTGTTTCCtgaaaaatattcatattttatttttgttttatatgaGATATTCCATACTAACTCTTACTTATTAGGCGTAGATGTAGGAAGAACTCTTCTGTAACTTCTAAACTGTGCAGTTGGAACAGGTACATTGTTTCTTGCACCAAGGAATTTTAGATATTTTCTATCTAAACTAGCACCACTAATTTCATGATCCTTATACGAGGGAGAATCTTTACGAACAACTTTTTTTAATGATCCGAACGATTTTTCAAAGTTCGGTTTATATTCCGAAGTATGAACATTTTTAGTTTTACTTTTTTGTTCGCTATCGCTCTCGTCAGTTTCGCTGAAAAGCGCACTATTCCTACTGTGGCCATCCGCACCTAAGGTTGCCTTGTTAATTGCATCTACCCATAAGGCAAGAAAATCTTCAGTGTCTGCAGCAAAATAAAATACCGTTCCTGTGTGATAAACCTTGAACGCATACTTTCTTGATTTTACTTCGGCAGCTCGTGATACGGTAAATCCTGTTAAAGCTATGAGACAGTCGGCTTTTATACTATTTTGAGTTTTAaacctatatttaaaaatataataaaataaatatttgtaagaTAAATATGTAGAATAAAATATGTAGTATAAAAATTTGGTTAACGAACCTGTACAGAGAAGAGCACTTTAAAACAAACCAAGCTTTCGCCCAAGCACCACCTGCACCTCTTGTGCGGTATGTTAACCATCCTTCTAAATCACCTGTGCCTATATCTTTAACAGAGATATTCCGCTTCCCTAGTTAGAGGTAATATAAAAATCAATAAGTATAAGTATTTAAAGattgatatatattaatatctattaaatatatacaatGTGTGACAATTACTTACTTGCAAATAATATACTTCGTTTTCTATTAGTTCTGGGACTATTGTTGGAAGATTTGCTTAAACTTCCATGCAATCCAATACTTCTAGCCACCATCATAGCTTTATTAACTACACCTTTCTCAAAACTTTTTTCCTTTTCAGACACTTTAGATTTATGATCTAGAAATTGCTTTGAAGAGCATGAACCATCCGGAGAATCCGTATTTTGAGAATAAGATTCAGTATCATGGTATTCCATTGTTGAATTAGTGTATACAGACTTCTCAACAATAGGTTCATACTTATCACAGATAAACTTAGTTTCCTTTATTTGCTTATCATTGTATTCTAAATATGTAGAATCCAAGTTTAAACTAGGTCTAAGTTCGTTATCTAGAGTATTCATATCATCAATAAAATCTAATTTTTCTGTAAAACTATTACAAACATCAAAATAATCCTGCTTATCTTTATAATCCAAGGTACTTCTGATATGATTTTCCGTATAATATTCCAAACTCTTTAAATCTTTTCTAGTATTAATTTTTTCTGGCGTACAACACTTTTCTTGGTCATCAAACATCTTTGAAGTATTACTTATAGATGAATCCATTGTTAACTTTGAATAATATTTACGTGGAGGCGGATCTGGAGGTATTAGATGAGGTTTATTTTCTAACTTCTTGCCAGAGTCAGTTTTTGTTACTTCTACACATTTGCAAGATTGCATTGTATTTCCTTGAATAATTAAATCTTCGGCTTTTGTATTATCATTCTGTACCTTTCGACAAATTTGAATTTGAGGAATGTTTCGAGTAATATTAttagtaatattattatatatctgtACATTACTTTCAGTAAAATTCAGATCACTATTTGTCCATACTTGTCTTTGAGCTTGGATATTTTCTTTTACTGAtacattagcttttttttctgttaattttttatgttcTGTTGAACCACAGTGGTTTGGTCCATTAAATGTTTGAAGAATCTTCTCAAATTTATTTAGGTTTGAATTATTTTCTCCACTGTTTTGCATAAAACTATTTATTGATTCTAATTTATCTTCATTAGTTTCATGGTTAGAGCTTgaattatttgtaaaattttgagtattacatatttttgatatattttccGTTTCTACACTTAAATTGTTTGTTACGTTCTTTTTGTCGTATTTATTTACATCAATACTAATACATTCATTATTGCTTTGGTTATTTTCTATACTGATTTTGTGGTTTGCATCAATTACCTTACACATAGAAGTTTTAAATGAATCTAAATGTTCAGATTCAGAACAttgtttttttttgttatcttgtGTAACATATTTATCAGtatcattattttttttaataatattatcaaaATTTATTTGAATACTTTGTTTTTGATCATCAATATCTCTTAATTTTTGTTGATCTTCGGAACTCGCAAAAGTCAATTGAACATCAGTCTTACTGGATACATTGCTTACATTATTTGCAGACGGTTCTAACGCATGAAACAACTTTTGCTTTCTGTCTTCTATACTGTCAGCGTCCATTGAATCGTACGCTGGCGTACTGTAACTTTTATCTAATCTTCCTCGCTCTTTACTGTTACATATACTAAGTTCCTTACTGCTTATCGTACTCTTACTATTACTATGTTTATCCCTAATAAAATTGTTGCATTCATCTAAAGGCACACTCGTATCACTCAAGTTATTGTTATTGGTAACATTAACAGATGTTTGAGAAATTTGGctaattgtatttatattacTGCACAATTCCTCACAATTTTGGGTAGTTTTACATTCATCTTTTTTCTCGTTTATTACACTGATTGTATTACCTACTTGAGGAACATCATGTTTCATCATAGGTTTATCTTGAAACTGTACTTTCTTATCATCAGTTTGTccatcatttcttttttttcttttgttttgttCTATAGATATACATGTTTGTGGTCGTATATTTGATGGTACATTATCTAAACCATGAGCGCAAGATGCTGCTTTGTCCCGCAATTGAGAAGTTGTACTATGTTCCTGTTTCAATTCTTTCCAAAATTGTTCTATATCAATTCCATGCTTGGTAGTTGGACTAGCACCAGTTATAGTAGCTCGTCTTTGAACTGAATTTCTTGGTTTTGTAGAATATAATCGAATAGATAAAGGTGGATCTGTTTCACTATCCGAATCGCTACTATCTATAATCATTGTGTCTAGCATATTAACAGTATCTAGAATGCTTGCAGGTTCTGGACTGGGATTCTTTGGCctaaacaaatttacaaatttgtattatattagaaaagaaattgtatatattttataaatgagatacatgtctatatatatataccttggTAATGGCATTGTAAAATCTGGTATAGTTAATAATTCTGGCCTTGGGGAAGGAAGATTGTGTTGCCACCGTGTTGTGTAAGATGTTTTTTTATTGCTTGGAAGTCGATATGGTTTTATGTAAATTTGACCATATATTTTTGTATGTCTTGGTCTACGTTTCAAAGTTAATAATACTTCTGCTGGGCTTTCGCGAAATAATTCTAAAAGATTTTTTCGTTCCCAACCGACTACAGTCTGATAATTTACctgcaaaatatttaaattaaattaaacatttgtattatatattcataacaaataaacacagaagaaacagaaaagaatagaaaatataattttttaattatttaaaaaaaaagaaaaattacttGTACAATCTCATCTCCTTCTTCCATTTTACCACACTGATGTGCAGCTGATCCAAATTTAATCTCCGCAATTTGATGAGCTCCATGAAAAGatggtaaaatataaaatccctacaaaagaaaatattttccaattttaattCTTCATACCTATTAGGAAATAATTATATACTCTAACAGTTTCACTCTATAATACAAGACTATCTAAATAGGAAGTTACAGATGTGTTGAATCAATGGTTATAGTTTTATCATTAAAGGATGTAGCAGATAACTTTAATGATTATGAAGTATACTATTTTATGatttatgttaaatattttatatatattatattcattatataaaattatttagaaataaaaataaaatagaagaatattaccctattttaaaaaattgatattatttCAAAACTTACTAAATCATCTCCTGGCTTCTTTTTTAATGTTGCTAAATCTAAACTAGCAGGTTGTAATATCATAGGATCAGTAATATCTTGTATTATATAATCTGCCAATTTTGCTAATTGTCCACAAATTGTTCTAATTTCTTCTATTGGTTTTTCTGCAAATCTATCTCTTTGTGCACATGTGGCCATTTCCAAAGCTAACTTCATTAATTCAACTTTTTTGTCATTATATTCTAATTGTCCACTAAAGGGAGGTCGATCAAGCCACCTTACTAATGGTTTTACAGCCATTATAACTGATGCTACATCAGATAATGTTTGAGTTGTAACAGGCTTTGAATCTGTCTGATGAGACAACTCATTTTGTAAACTATGCGCTTGACAAGACAGTCGCAATGCCAATAGTTGCAGATTTTCACGATCAAGTTCATAATGGAAATTTCTCAAATATTCTACTGCTTCAAGAATAATTTCCTGATGACCAAGTTTCAATACCCCAAGGTGTTCTAGGTCTTCGGGTCTCAAACTTAATAACTGTTGTCCATTAACACCATGATTAGTAAAGCTATGCACATAGGGAAGAACAGAATTATCCAAACCTAAAACAAGAAGCATTTTTTTCTGTAAAGGATTCAATTACTTTAAGAAGAAAAGGATATTGTGAAAGTGAAATcataatattttaatgaaaaatttgtacatGAATTTGAACAAAGTTATAAgggaaaaataattataatttttgtttttataataattactcATTTAgtatttcatttctttcaaaAGTAATAACAATGAAAAAAACAATAACGAAATTACGTGAACAATAATCATTTATAAACTCTTTCGAATATTAACGGTGTAGATtaggaaaataaatgaaaatattgcagttttaaaatatttttaggaAAGATTTAGTATTACTAAAGATTcgttttataacgatatatcattTACGAATTATGTGATTGTAA is a window from the Bombus affinis isolate iyBomAffi1 chromosome 9, iyBomAffi1.2, whole genome shotgun sequence genome containing:
- the LOC126920553 gene encoding homeobox protein 2-like, with the translated sequence MFKTKKVQKENHMPHFVGGTVIGMAAGLLAGRLFSNTSIKKNKKFEPVILIDKNMKKYSQDDNIYDVYFNKNHRNIRSKSASRYNEKNLIEKPLSPISLNKFDDKLKNDINNFNSSCKCNENEHKVFHDNKNHIPYNISIENNEYNALTDIFLENTKEETKNNNYYKLENTKQESSHTVHSENNVSVKDENCLKAINVEKEASKTAKIYESMQLTDIFNSLSINFCENNTIYKNLPNITNSGSGSNISSSYTDNASNMATYDTTYSENAEQSNIFNFSSIEDFYEIDIISSTKQDNFNDI
- the LOC126920547 gene encoding uncharacterized protein LOC126920547, with product MAYVNVAEWKTEQVCEWLKGLDNSVLPYVHSFTNHGVNGQQLLSLRPEDLEHLGVLKLGHQEIILEAVEYLRNFHYELDRENLQLLALRLSCQAHSLQNELSHQTDSKPVTTQTLSDVASVIMAVKPLVRWLDRPPFSGQLEYNDKKVELMKLALEMATCAQRDRFAEKPIEEIRTICGQLAKLADYIIQDITDPMILQPASLDLATLKKKPGDDLGFYILPSFHGAHQIAEIKFGSAAHQCGKMEEGDEIVQVNYQTVVGWERKNLLELFRESPAEVLLTLKRRPRHTKIYGQIYIKPYRLPSNKKTSYTTRWQHNLPSPRPELLTIPDFTMPLPRPKNPSPEPASILDTVNMLDTMIIDSSDSDSETDPPLSIRLYSTKPRNSVQRRATITGASPTTKHGIDIEQFWKELKQEHSTTSQLRDKAASCAHGLDNVPSNIRPQTCISIEQNKRKKRNDGQTDDKKVQFQDKPMMKHDVPQVGNTISVINEKKDECKTTQNCEELCSNINTISQISQTSVNVTNNNNLSDTSVPLDECNNFIRDKHSNSKSTISSKELSICNSKERGRLDKSYSTPAYDSMDADSIEDRKQKLFHALEPSANNVSNVSSKTDVQLTFASSEDQQKLRDIDDQKQSIQINFDNIIKKNNDTDKYVTQDNKKKQCSESEHLDSFKTSMCKVIDANHKISIENNQSNNECISIDVNKYDKKNVTNNLSVETENISKICNTQNFTNNSSSNHETNEDKLESINSFMQNSGENNSNLNKFEKILQTFNGPNHCGSTEHKKLTEKKANVSVKENIQAQRQVWTNSDLNFTESNVQIYNNITNNITRNIPQIQICRKVQNDNTKAEDLIIQGNTMQSCKCVEVTKTDSGKKLENKPHLIPPDPPPRKYYSKLTMDSSISNTSKMFDDQEKCCTPEKINTRKDLKSLEYYTENHIRSTLDYKDKQDYFDVCNSFTEKLDFIDDMNTLDNELRPSLNLDSTYLEYNDKQIKETKFICDKYEPIVEKSVYTNSTMEYHDTESYSQNTDSPDGSCSSKQFLDHKSKVSEKEKSFEKGVVNKAMMVARSIGLHGSLSKSSNNSPRTNRKRSILFARKRNISVKDIGTGDLEGWLTYRTRGAGGAWAKAWFVLKCSSLYRFKTQNSIKADCLIALTGFTVSRAAEVKSRKYAFKVYHTGTVFYFAADTEDFLALWVDAINKATLGADGHSRNSALFSETDESDSEQKSKTKNVHTSEYKPNFEKSFGSLKKVVRKDSPSYKDHEISGASLDRKYLKFLGARNNVPVPTAQFRSYRRVLPTSTPNKKQDSVPNSPDLQMTIAGSTFYGLCASHSATDMSTSTQDMGDYRRTTDRCLSNRNRRAEDLQGFITLEEFMLLQQEDQRQMTKTRPVSPRMTPLTSDHVHVQHRNFHDNETVNEQSRFVSDGTFNNDVYIRNKNSDEVVNNAASAYGYPRNMDTIHAVRQYSEDFDSERNEYRGESSKHSVHKKSNEFYYANKKKLSDGSNIQQLKPCNSFHCKTITNDQKPSLCHNKSDIVDGSGRQMSLNCEYNTNIYTNQAQSSSNHDISRSYDYYLPKNVNNLSEDMKLAPRRLTRNDGSSGSTNDLTFHTFYETLQRAKKDASISRKGSFNLTSRRDHVSSDKHWLDSLRRGDKKDINCDKTRLKNVAQYHPPPIPTSPFEQEGMTAAFEMHLDKGEQVQKTNRLKNLFGNKCQQKPSTLDLPKETQKTLLGSPRLHRALFKEKCYNQSRLPSRSSSQSPGDSGISQSHSSFSGNSPQTLSQSFSSVSSVSDWSPDTPSPCTPNLISKGITNQPSCQKGHTSIGRNSLTPPTLPYIPPPTSPPPDYPGLEYPPVFEPGTYSLLDASLLRNRNKSNRDTH